From the Opitutia bacterium genome, one window contains:
- a CDS encoding ComEC/Rec2 family competence protein, translated as MTNALRAPLLWLLLPFCAGIAWADRAPGVSGHALVLLALAGATLALVGSRGRSVFAQASWGVGLATAATGIGAGWMQWRAPAPLEWAGPPREVAVVVHVEQVFPPAPQRKTVNGIARVIRGEGPAAALVGQRVYFSAIRRISMPPSISGEYRFSGVVDALPEDEGDGRGFGAYLATLGVRVRIARGHLLEETRAPAVFRVFCDRAQDRLAAILRRGLESHPEVVSLYLAMLLGEKAVLSADQQSAFMRSGVFHIFSISGLHVGVIAVAIQSALQLLRVPRRAAIVAGLAVLWLYVEVTGASAPAFRSFLMIAFLLGSRIFRWPGNPLAALAAAALATLLLDPRQLFSTGFQMSYSVVVALIAMGLPLAERWQAAWQPWRDLPEASWNRWQRWVHAGGREILGALAITCAATLASTPSSIGYFGLLSPGALVANLVIIPISSLAIVAGFVAMVAGLAHAGVLVLVFNHAAALLIVAMDWLVQRGTPLPGVYFAAEFRAPWMAPAAMVFVLGTMFVGAGARWRKAVGGFWLPVAAVALVLIFGVKFP; from the coding sequence ATGACCAACGCCCTTCGCGCTCCCCTGCTCTGGCTGCTGCTGCCGTTCTGCGCGGGCATCGCGTGGGCGGATCGCGCACCGGGCGTCTCAGGGCACGCGCTCGTCCTCCTCGCGCTCGCCGGTGCGACACTGGCACTCGTCGGCAGTCGCGGGCGTTCCGTCTTCGCGCAGGCGAGTTGGGGTGTCGGACTCGCAACCGCCGCCACGGGCATCGGCGCGGGCTGGATGCAGTGGCGCGCGCCGGCACCGCTCGAATGGGCCGGCCCGCCGCGCGAGGTGGCGGTCGTCGTGCACGTCGAACAGGTTTTCCCGCCCGCCCCGCAGCGCAAAACCGTCAACGGCATCGCCCGCGTGATCCGTGGCGAGGGACCCGCAGCGGCATTGGTGGGGCAACGCGTGTATTTCTCCGCCATCCGACGGATCAGCATGCCGCCGTCGATCTCGGGCGAGTATCGTTTCTCGGGCGTGGTGGACGCGCTGCCGGAAGACGAAGGCGACGGCCGGGGATTCGGCGCGTATTTGGCGACGCTCGGGGTGCGCGTCCGCATCGCGCGCGGCCACTTGCTCGAGGAGACACGCGCGCCGGCCGTGTTCCGCGTGTTCTGCGACCGCGCACAAGATCGGCTCGCCGCGATTCTGCGGCGCGGACTGGAGAGCCATCCGGAAGTCGTGTCGCTTTACCTCGCGATGCTGCTCGGGGAAAAGGCGGTGCTGTCGGCGGACCAGCAGAGCGCTTTCATGCGCAGCGGGGTCTTCCATATTTTCTCCATCAGCGGGCTGCACGTCGGCGTGATCGCGGTCGCGATCCAAAGCGCGTTGCAGCTGCTGCGCGTGCCGCGCCGCGCGGCCATCGTGGCCGGGCTCGCGGTGCTGTGGCTCTACGTGGAGGTCACGGGCGCGAGCGCACCGGCGTTCCGGTCGTTCCTGATGATCGCCTTCCTGCTGGGGTCGCGGATATTCCGCTGGCCGGGCAATCCTCTGGCGGCGCTCGCGGCGGCGGCGCTGGCGACGCTGTTGCTCGACCCGCGCCAGCTGTTTTCCACCGGATTTCAGATGTCTTACTCCGTCGTGGTCGCGCTGATCGCGATGGGGTTGCCGCTGGCGGAGCGCTGGCAGGCGGCGTGGCAGCCGTGGCGCGATCTGCCGGAGGCCAGCTGGAACCGGTGGCAGCGCTGGGTGCATGCCGGCGGGCGCGAGATTCTCGGAGCGCTCGCGATCACGTGCGCGGCCACGCTGGCGAGCACGCCGAGCAGCATCGGCTATTTCGGCCTGCTGTCGCCCGGCGCGCTGGTGGCGAACTTGGTGATCATCCCGATTTCGTCGCTGGCGATCGTCGCCGGATTTGTCGCGATGGTGGCCGGCCTCGCGCACGCCGGAGTGCTCGTGCTGGTGTTCAATCACGCGGCGGCCTTGCTGATCGTGGCGATGGACTGGCTGGTGCAGCGGGGCACGCCGTTGCCCGGCGTGTATTTCGCGGCGGAGTTTCGCGCGCCGTGGATGGCGCCGGCCGCGATGGTTTTCGTGCTCGGCACGATGTTCGTCGGCGCCGGCGCGCGGTGGCGAAAAGCGGTCGGAGGCTTCTGGCTGCCGGTGGCGGCGGTGGCGCTCGTGTTGATTTTCGGCGTGAAGTTTCCCTGA
- the ribB gene encoding 3,4-dihydroxy-2-butanone-4-phosphate synthase, protein MSSAAATPFDSVETAIQTIASGGVVIVTDDEGRENEGDLVFAAEKVTPELINLMIRHARGLICVPMTEPALKRLGINPMVQQNREAMRTAFTVSVDAAEGITTGISAFDRARTVQLLANPATRPDELVQPGHIFPLCARPGGVLERAGHTEAAVDLAALAGLGPVAVICEVLNEDGTMARVPELEEFKQRHRLPLISISSLIEYRHRREKLVECISTRPFSSEYGEFMLHVFRSKIDGRHHLAFTMGRLDGSPTLVRVHTENLLSDVFHGRDMGSHRSLLSSLEAVAKTGHGAIVYMEQNGRMQEALAALDQPRRPSLRDYGTGAQILTALGLQKIRLMTHSNRRVVGLDGYGLEIVEVVPV, encoded by the coding sequence ATGTCGTCCGCTGCCGCCACGCCTTTTGATTCCGTCGAAACTGCGATCCAGACGATCGCCTCGGGCGGCGTCGTCATCGTGACCGACGACGAAGGGCGCGAGAACGAGGGCGATCTGGTGTTCGCCGCCGAGAAGGTCACGCCCGAGCTGATCAACCTGATGATCCGCCACGCGCGCGGCCTGATTTGCGTGCCGATGACGGAGCCGGCCCTGAAGCGGCTCGGCATAAACCCGATGGTGCAGCAGAACCGCGAGGCGATGCGCACGGCGTTCACGGTCTCGGTGGACGCGGCGGAAGGCATCACGACCGGCATCAGCGCCTTCGATCGCGCGCGCACGGTGCAGCTGCTCGCGAATCCTGCCACGCGTCCCGACGAACTGGTGCAGCCCGGCCACATTTTTCCGCTCTGCGCCCGACCGGGCGGCGTGCTCGAGCGGGCGGGCCACACGGAGGCCGCGGTCGATCTCGCGGCGCTGGCCGGCCTCGGGCCGGTCGCGGTGATTTGCGAGGTGTTGAACGAGGACGGCACGATGGCGCGCGTGCCGGAGCTGGAGGAGTTCAAGCAGCGGCACCGGTTGCCGCTGATCTCGATCTCGTCGTTGATCGAATACCGTCATCGCCGCGAAAAGCTCGTCGAGTGCATCAGCACGCGGCCGTTCTCGTCCGAATACGGCGAGTTCATGCTGCACGTCTTCCGCAGCAAGATCGACGGGCGCCACCACCTCGCATTCACGATGGGCCGGCTCGACGGATCGCCGACGCTGGTGCGCGTCCACACGGAGAACCTGCTCAGCGACGTGTTCCACGGACGCGACATGGGCAGTCACCGCTCGCTGCTTTCGTCCCTCGAGGCGGTCGCGAAGACCGGCCACGGCGCGATCGTCTACATGGAGCAGAACGGCCGCATGCAGGAGGCGTTGGCGGCGCTCGACCAGCCGCGCCGGCCGAGTCTGCGCGACTACGGCACCGGCGCGCAGATCCTCACGGCGCTCGGCCTCCAAAAAATCCGGCTGATGACGCACTCGAACCGCCGTGTGGTCGGCCTCGACGGCTACGGGCTGGAAATCGTCGAGGTCGTGCCGGTGTGA
- a CDS encoding 6,7-dimethyl-8-ribityllumazine synthase codes for MSLDAPSDLNIRGAGLRFGVVAARFNAELVDGLRTRAAAVLAAAGVRAKDIVEVRVPGSHEVPWAAQQLAATKRFDCVIALGVLIGGDTNHHEMVGESVSHALQQVALGTGIPVINGVIVTDTLAQARARCLGKLDRGAEFARAGLEMAALRRTLRKGKHS; via the coding sequence ATGAGTCTCGACGCTCCCAGTGACCTGAACATCCGCGGTGCCGGCCTGCGCTTCGGCGTCGTGGCGGCGCGTTTCAACGCCGAACTCGTCGACGGCTTGCGCACGCGCGCCGCGGCGGTGCTCGCGGCGGCCGGCGTGCGGGCGAAGGACATCGTGGAGGTCCGCGTGCCGGGCTCGCACGAGGTGCCGTGGGCCGCGCAGCAACTGGCGGCGACGAAGCGTTTCGACTGCGTCATCGCGCTCGGCGTGCTGATCGGCGGCGACACGAACCACCACGAGATGGTGGGCGAGAGCGTTTCCCACGCATTGCAACAGGTCGCGCTCGGCACCGGGATCCCGGTGATCAACGGCGTGATCGTCACCGACACGCTCGCGCAGGCGCGCGCGCGTTGCCTCGGCAAACTCGACCGCGGCGCGGAGTTCGCGCGCGCCGGGCTTGAAATGGCGGCGCTCCGGCGCACCTTGCGAAAAGGCAAACACTCATGA
- the ftsY gene encoding signal recognition particle-docking protein FtsY — MFSLFKKFKDGLTKTVAAIAAKTHGLFGGRKIDVASLDELEEALYTADFGVETTTEILEEIKTAYRKDPTLQGKQAAEIGAAVLKRVLAGAEGTLSAPAVKPTVIAMIGVNGSGKTTTTAKLAHKMKGDGQTVVVAACDTFRAAAVEQLKSWATRLNIDIVASHTGADAAAVAFDAWQAAKSRGADWLIVDTAGRLHTKSNLMDELAKIRRVLQKNDATAPQHRWLVVDGSLGSNSIEQAKVFHQSFGLTGLIVTKLDGTSRGGAIVGIYRQLKIPIYFIGLGEQPDDLQPFSIENYSRAVFGLE, encoded by the coding sequence ATGTTTTCCCTTTTTAAGAAATTCAAGGACGGCCTGACCAAGACCGTCGCTGCCATCGCGGCGAAGACGCACGGCCTCTTCGGCGGGCGGAAGATCGACGTGGCGTCGCTCGACGAGCTCGAAGAGGCGCTCTACACGGCCGACTTCGGCGTCGAGACGACGACCGAGATTCTCGAGGAAATCAAGACGGCCTATCGCAAGGACCCGACGCTGCAGGGTAAGCAGGCGGCGGAGATCGGCGCGGCGGTGTTGAAGCGCGTCCTCGCCGGCGCCGAAGGCACGCTGTCCGCCCCCGCCGTGAAGCCGACCGTCATCGCGATGATCGGCGTGAACGGCTCGGGCAAGACGACCACGACCGCGAAGCTCGCGCACAAGATGAAAGGCGACGGCCAGACGGTCGTCGTGGCGGCGTGCGACACCTTCCGCGCCGCCGCGGTCGAGCAGCTGAAGAGCTGGGCCACGCGCCTGAACATCGACATCGTGGCCAGCCACACCGGCGCGGACGCGGCGGCGGTGGCGTTCGACGCCTGGCAGGCGGCGAAGTCGCGCGGAGCCGATTGGCTGATCGTGGACACGGCGGGACGGTTGCACACGAAGAGCAACCTGATGGACGAGCTCGCGAAGATCCGGCGCGTCCTGCAGAAGAACGACGCGACCGCGCCGCAGCACCGCTGGCTCGTCGTCGACGGCTCGCTCGGCAGCAACTCGATCGAGCAGGCGAAGGTGTTTCACCAGAGTTTTGGCCTCACCGGCCTGATCGTGACGAAGCTCGACGGCACGAGCCGCGGCGGTGCCATCGTGGGCATCTATCGGCAGCTGAAGATTCCGATCTACTTCATCGGCCTCGGCGAGCAGCCGGACGACTTGCAGCCGTTCTCGATCGAAAACTACAGCCGCGCGGTGTTCGGCTTGGAGTGA
- a CDS encoding ADP-ribosylglycohydrolase family protein: MKLALRLLCFTVSATTIFAAAPRSLSRAELRDKIRGAWAGQMIGVTYGAPTEFHALGRTFDEPIKPEAITNAIVQDDLYVEMTFSKVLDTVGLDATSDDYGAAFAQSRYELWHANAAARRNLQRGLSAALSGDPRYNAHCDDIDFQIESDFIGILCPGLPAEANRLGVRVGRVMNHGDGLYGGLFIAGMYSAAFFESDPRRVVEAGLASIPADSGYGRIIRDLLDWHAAYPGDWRKIWQLLADKWDRDDICPEGAHRPFNIDAKLNGAYLALGLLAGNGDWQRTMEIATRCGQDSDCNPSSACGVLGAMIGFERIPAEHRAAVLSIAERKFDYTDYSFRDIVASSERLALAVIQRAGGRVDDLQVVIPRQTVTPPPLESSGYGRPVQLINVDEAAWTWRGAWEAKPGQFWSDKYVAREANGAGAEAELKFRGTGVVLIGSLIHDGGRADVFIDGVKCDLVADAYVDDTRTHDNDLWRLPGLSDGEHTLRILTRSDADPHSTGRRFGVIRAVIYRAP; this comes from the coding sequence ATGAAACTCGCCCTCCGTCTGCTCTGCTTCACGGTCTCCGCGACGACGATTTTCGCCGCCGCCCCTCGCTCCCTCTCGCGCGCCGAACTACGCGACAAAATCCGCGGCGCCTGGGCCGGCCAGATGATCGGCGTGACTTACGGCGCGCCCACCGAGTTTCACGCCCTCGGCCGCACGTTCGACGAGCCGATCAAACCCGAGGCCATCACCAACGCGATCGTGCAGGACGACCTCTACGTCGAGATGACGTTCTCCAAGGTCCTCGACACCGTCGGCCTCGACGCGACCAGCGACGACTACGGCGCGGCATTCGCGCAATCGCGCTACGAACTCTGGCACGCCAACGCCGCCGCCCGCCGCAATCTCCAACGCGGCCTGTCCGCCGCGCTCAGCGGCGACCCGCGCTACAACGCGCACTGCGACGACATTGATTTCCAAATCGAGTCGGACTTCATCGGCATCCTCTGCCCCGGCCTGCCCGCCGAAGCCAACCGTCTTGGGGTGCGCGTCGGCCGGGTGATGAACCACGGCGACGGCCTCTATGGCGGCCTGTTCATCGCCGGCATGTATTCGGCCGCGTTCTTCGAGAGCGACCCGCGGCGCGTGGTCGAGGCCGGCCTCGCGAGCATCCCGGCGGACAGCGGTTACGGTCGCATCATTCGCGACCTGCTCGACTGGCACGCCGCGTATCCCGGCGACTGGCGGAAGATCTGGCAGCTGCTCGCCGACAAATGGGACCGCGACGACATCTGTCCGGAGGGCGCGCATCGCCCCTTCAACATCGACGCCAAACTCAACGGCGCCTACCTCGCGCTCGGCCTGCTGGCCGGCAACGGCGACTGGCAACGCACGATGGAAATCGCCACACGCTGCGGCCAGGACTCCGACTGCAATCCCTCCAGCGCCTGCGGCGTGCTCGGCGCGATGATCGGCTTCGAGCGCATCCCCGCCGAGCACCGCGCCGCCGTGCTCTCCATCGCCGAACGCAAATTCGACTACACCGACTACTCCTTCCGCGACATCGTCGCGTCGTCCGAACGTCTCGCCCTCGCCGTCATCCAGCGCGCCGGCGGGCGGGTGGACGACCTGCAAGTCGTCATCCCGCGGCAAACGGTCACGCCGCCACCGCTCGAGTCGTCGGGCTACGGCCGGCCGGTGCAGCTCATCAACGTCGATGAGGCCGCGTGGACTTGGCGCGGCGCGTGGGAGGCGAAGCCCGGCCAATTTTGGTCCGACAAATACGTGGCGCGTGAAGCGAACGGAGCCGGCGCGGAGGCCGAGTTGAAATTCCGCGGCACTGGCGTCGTGCTCATCGGAAGCCTCATCCACGACGGCGGCCGGGCCGATGTCTTCATCGACGGCGTGAAGTGCGACCTCGTGGCCGACGCCTACGTGGACGACACGCGCACGCACGACAACGACCTCTGGCGCCTGCCGGGCCTGAGCGACGGCGAGCACACGCTGCGGATCCTCACGCGGAGCGACGCCGATCCGCACTCCACCGGCCGGCGCTTCGGAGTCATCCGCGCCGTGATCTACCGCGCGCCCTGA
- a CDS encoding Na/Pi cotransporter family protein: MSGSLALLNIAGGVALMLFAIRFLRKGLERMIGHALHAWIERMGANRWTATVAGLAFGTVAPSSTAQTLLTMQLLNAGKMPAERMLVFLLGANVGITVMVQLLAFRFFDYNGLFLITGVIGYLWARSETGRGAGQVLLALGFIFLGMDIISAGARVLAGNAEFETLMVMFSSHRWLMIVFAAGLTFLTQSSTAVIGLVIAMAGAGSFSLATVLPVVLGANLGLGLTSLAAGWPTLAGKRLAVANLVLKFAAVGAAILAFPWVQRTMEAMPGGVARQAANFHTGFNVVVAFAGALLAGYVGRLVMRAVRDDPTRPPLGSVATHLDPSALSSPVFALANASRETLRLTEDIKSMLTSAWRGLQTQDAALVREVQEHDNRVDEMHAAIKHYLSQIPVDQMTPRDSQVQFGLLHFASQLEAVGDVIDKNFCHQILKQLANPLPLAPEDQFDLAEMHRRTLHRLDTAILVLTTRERAMAQQFLREGDELKKWCIEAQKAHYQRLIGCDDERLGASTRYLELLNALRRISGQLNTIGHTFAGEKAPTSEQD, encoded by the coding sequence ATGTCCGGCTCATTGGCCCTGCTTAATATCGCGGGCGGCGTCGCGCTGATGCTGTTTGCGATCCGCTTTCTCCGCAAAGGTCTCGAACGCATGATCGGGCACGCGCTGCACGCGTGGATCGAGCGCATGGGCGCCAACCGCTGGACGGCGACGGTGGCGGGGCTCGCGTTCGGCACGGTCGCGCCGTCGTCGACGGCGCAGACGCTGTTGACGATGCAGCTGCTCAACGCCGGCAAGATGCCGGCGGAGCGCATGCTCGTGTTCCTGCTCGGCGCGAACGTGGGCATCACGGTCATGGTGCAGCTGCTGGCGTTTCGTTTCTTCGACTACAACGGCCTGTTCCTGATCACCGGCGTGATCGGCTATCTCTGGGCGCGCAGCGAAACGGGGCGAGGAGCCGGGCAGGTGTTGCTCGCGCTTGGGTTCATCTTCCTCGGCATGGACATCATCAGCGCGGGCGCGCGCGTGCTCGCGGGCAACGCGGAGTTCGAAACGCTGATGGTGATGTTCAGCAGCCACCGCTGGCTGATGATCGTGTTCGCAGCCGGACTGACGTTTCTCACCCAGAGCTCGACCGCGGTCATCGGCTTGGTGATCGCGATGGCGGGCGCGGGGTCGTTCTCGCTGGCCACGGTGCTGCCGGTCGTGCTCGGCGCCAATCTCGGCCTCGGGCTCACCTCGCTCGCGGCCGGCTGGCCGACGCTCGCCGGAAAACGTCTCGCCGTCGCCAACCTCGTGCTGAAATTCGCCGCGGTCGGCGCGGCGATACTGGCGTTTCCCTGGGTGCAGCGGACGATGGAGGCGATGCCGGGTGGCGTCGCGCGGCAGGCGGCGAATTTCCACACGGGCTTCAACGTCGTCGTGGCTTTCGCCGGCGCGTTGCTGGCCGGCTACGTCGGACGACTCGTCATGCGCGCCGTGCGCGACGATCCGACGCGACCGCCGCTAGGGTCGGTGGCGACGCACCTCGACCCGAGTGCTTTGAGCAGCCCGGTCTTCGCGCTGGCCAACGCTTCACGCGAAACGTTGCGGCTGACGGAGGACATCAAGTCCATGCTCACGAGTGCGTGGCGCGGCCTGCAGACGCAGGACGCGGCGCTCGTGCGCGAGGTGCAGGAACACGACAACCGCGTCGACGAGATGCACGCGGCGATCAAGCACTACCTCAGCCAGATCCCGGTCGACCAAATGACGCCGCGCGACAGCCAGGTGCAGTTCGGGCTGCTGCATTTCGCCAGCCAGCTCGAAGCGGTGGGCGACGTCATCGACAAGAATTTCTGCCACCAAATCCTGAAGCAGCTGGCCAATCCGCTGCCGCTCGCGCCGGAGGACCAGTTCGATCTCGCCGAAATGCACCGCCGCACGCTCCACCGGCTCGACACGGCCATCCTCGTGCTCACGACCCGCGAGCGGGCCATGGCGCAGCAATTCCTGCGCGAAGGCGACGAGCTCAAGAAGTGGTGCATCGAGGCGCAGAAGGCGCACTACCAGCGCCTGATCGGTTGCGACGACGAGCGGCTTGGTGCCAGCACGCGCTACCTGGAATTACTCAACGCGCTCCGCCGGATCAGCGGACAGCTCAACACCATCGGGCACACCTTCGCGGGCGAAAAGGCGCCGACGAGCGAACAGGATTGA
- a CDS encoding endonuclease/exonuclease/phosphatase family protein — protein sequence MPPRFKILQFNMQFGQMWSDADPDRAPVRLSHTIDEIQSHDADIILLQEVERAEPGGTQPPIPPNYSRLKGALAGYDSFFSFPREDPRELPFGIGLAIFSRTPLRESFRLDLPSPAVEFDFFGEKRTPTDRLLIGATTTIGGREVRIMNTHLLALFMLRSSSEVHNEQRRLVAAQLAKSTGPTVLGGDFNVSKHQSLVEQFAEVGFRTVQDGEVTWRRRPYVLDHLFYNASLRPVGHVVKPTVASDHHALAAEFEFTD from the coding sequence ATGCCGCCGCGCTTCAAAATTCTGCAGTTCAACATGCAGTTTGGTCAGATGTGGAGCGACGCTGACCCCGACCGCGCGCCCGTTCGCCTCAGCCATACCATCGACGAAATTCAGAGCCACGATGCCGACATCATCCTGCTCCAGGAAGTCGAGCGCGCTGAGCCGGGCGGCACGCAGCCGCCGATCCCCCCGAACTACAGCCGCCTGAAGGGCGCGCTCGCCGGCTACGACAGCTTTTTCTCGTTTCCTCGCGAAGATCCGCGCGAGCTGCCATTCGGCATCGGCCTCGCCATCTTTTCCCGCACGCCGCTGCGCGAGTCGTTCCGTCTCGACCTGCCGTCTCCGGCCGTGGAGTTCGATTTCTTCGGGGAAAAAAGGACGCCGACCGACCGCCTGCTGATCGGCGCGACCACCACGATCGGCGGCCGTGAGGTGCGAATCATGAACACGCACCTGCTCGCGCTCTTCATGCTCCGCTCGAGCAGCGAGGTGCACAATGAGCAGCGCCGGCTCGTCGCGGCGCAGCTGGCGAAATCAACCGGCCCGACCGTGCTCGGCGGCGACTTCAACGTCAGCAAGCACCAATCGCTCGTTGAGCAGTTTGCCGAAGTCGGTTTCCGAACGGTGCAGGATGGCGAAGTCACCTGGCGGCGCCGTCCCTACGTGCTCGATCACCTGTTCTACAACGCGTCGCTGCGGCCGGTCGGCCACGTCGTGAAACCGACGGTCGCCTCCGATCATCACGCGCTCGCGGCGGAGTTCGAGTTCACCGACTAA
- the nusB gene encoding transcription antitermination factor NusB → MSSQFSQRRESRAAALQFLYAWSINKPANFTDDLRLFFESLEKPRDHYAFAEELIAGVMQHIDEIDGHIRTLAHNWEFERIARIDLAILRLAIFEMLHRKDIPPVVSINEAIDLSKNFSTADSKRFINGILDRMKDKAGRDARKATTE, encoded by the coding sequence ATGAGCAGCCAATTTTCCCAACGCCGCGAGAGCCGCGCCGCCGCGCTCCAGTTCCTCTACGCGTGGAGCATCAACAAGCCCGCGAACTTCACCGACGACCTCCGGTTGTTTTTCGAGAGCCTCGAAAAGCCGCGCGACCACTACGCCTTCGCCGAAGAGCTGATCGCCGGCGTGATGCAGCACATCGACGAGATCGACGGCCACATCCGCACGCTCGCGCACAATTGGGAGTTCGAGCGCATCGCGCGCATCGATCTCGCGATCCTGCGCCTCGCGATCTTCGAGATGCTCCACCGCAAGGACATCCCGCCGGTCGTCTCGATCAACGAGGCGATCGACCTCTCGAAGAATTTCTCCACCGCCGACTCGAAGCGCTTCATCAACGGCATCCTCGACCGCATGAAGGACAAGGCCGGCCGCGACGCGCGCAAGGCGACCACGGAGTGA
- a CDS encoding replication-associated recombination protein A codes for MARGADTGSLFGEDPVTPASFADAAAPAPKDNSHQPLAARMRPRSLAEVVGQDHITRTGSLLPQLIATNRFGSLLFYGPPGCGKTSIAEAIARETGSRFVRVNAVMSNVAELREILALARRRPEARTILFIDELHRFNKSQQDLLLPDVEEGSVRLIGATTHNPGFYVNPPLLSRSHLFRLEPHTPATVAGVLGKALADTERGLGARGHTADAKVLTDLAVLCDGDLRRALNSLEVLALSLPEKAAITEKELEVFARERRIRYDADEDEHYDTISAFIKSCRGSDPDAAMYWLAKMLAGGEDPRFIARRLVILASEDVGLADPQALPLTVAAHHACDFIGLPEAELTLAHATLYIATAPKSNSATLALGEAHRALKEQPVQPVPIHLRDKGGQASKRAGHGKGYLYSHDFPENVSGQNYLEKPLSLYTPKTAGWETKIADRLGRWQGLREQIRRDQGAR; via the coding sequence ATGGCACGCGGCGCAGACACCGGCTCACTTTTCGGCGAGGACCCCGTCACACCGGCGTCTTTCGCCGATGCCGCCGCGCCTGCTCCGAAGGACAACTCGCACCAACCGCTCGCGGCGCGCATGCGGCCCCGCTCGCTCGCCGAGGTCGTCGGACAGGACCACATCACGCGCACCGGCAGCCTGCTGCCGCAGCTGATCGCGACGAACCGCTTCGGCAGCCTGCTCTTCTACGGCCCGCCCGGCTGCGGCAAGACGAGCATCGCCGAGGCGATCGCGCGCGAGACCGGCAGCCGCTTCGTGCGCGTGAACGCGGTCATGAGCAACGTCGCCGAGCTCCGCGAAATCCTCGCGCTCGCCCGCCGCCGTCCCGAGGCGCGCACGATTCTCTTCATCGACGAGCTCCACCGCTTCAACAAGTCGCAGCAGGACCTGTTGCTGCCCGATGTCGAGGAGGGCAGCGTGCGCCTCATCGGCGCGACGACGCACAACCCGGGTTTCTACGTCAACCCGCCGCTCCTCAGCCGCAGCCACCTTTTCCGGCTCGAGCCGCACACGCCCGCAACGGTCGCCGGCGTGCTGGGCAAGGCGCTGGCCGACACCGAGCGCGGCCTCGGCGCGCGCGGACACACGGCGGACGCGAAGGTGCTCACCGATCTCGCGGTCTTGTGCGACGGCGATCTGCGCCGCGCGTTGAACTCGCTCGAAGTCCTCGCGCTGTCGTTGCCCGAGAAGGCCGCGATCACGGAGAAGGAACTCGAAGTCTTCGCCCGCGAGCGCCGCATCCGCTACGATGCGGATGAGGACGAGCACTACGATACGATCTCAGCCTTCATCAAGAGCTGCCGCGGCAGCGATCCGGACGCGGCGATGTATTGGCTCGCGAAGATGCTCGCCGGCGGCGAGGACCCGCGCTTCATCGCGCGGCGCCTCGTGATCCTCGCCAGCGAGGACGTCGGTCTCGCCGATCCGCAGGCGCTGCCGCTCACCGTCGCGGCGCACCACGCGTGCGATTTCATCGGCTTGCCCGAGGCGGAGCTGACGCTCGCGCACGCGACGCTCTACATCGCCACCGCGCCGAAGAGCAACTCGGCCACGCTCGCGCTCGGCGAGGCGCACCGCGCGCTGAAGGAGCAGCCGGTGCAACCCGTGCCGATCCACCTCCGCGACAAGGGCGGCCAGGCGAGCAAGCGCGCCGGTCACGGCAAGGGTTACCTCTACTCGCACGATTTTCCCGAGAACGTCTCGGGGCAGAACTATCTCGAGAAACCGCTTTCGCTTTACACGCCGAAGACGGCCGGCTGGGAAACCAAGATCGCCGACCGTCTGGGGCGCTGGCAGGGATTGCGCGAACAAATCCGCCGCGATCAGGGCGCGCGGTAG